The following proteins are co-located in the Peromyscus maniculatus bairdii isolate BWxNUB_F1_BW_parent chromosome 23, HU_Pman_BW_mat_3.1, whole genome shotgun sequence genome:
- the Fkbp6 gene encoding inactive peptidyl-prolyl cis-trans isomerase FKBP6 isoform X1 encodes MSVFSRLRNGIPPARDNCQSPYERLSQRMLDISGDRGVLKDVIREGTGDPVTPDASVLVKYSGYLEHMDKPFDSNCFRKTPRLMKLGEDITLWGMELGLLSMRRGELARFLFKPTYAYGTLGCPPLIPPNATVLFEIELIDFLDSAESDKFCALSAEQQEQFPLQKVLKVAATEREFGNYLFRQNRFCDAKVRYKRALLLLHRRLAICEEQHLVEPAELLVLLNLSFVYLKLNRPAMALRYGEQALLIDQRNAKALFRCGQACLLLTEYEQARDFLVRAQKEQPCNHDINNELKKLSSHYRDYVDREREMCHRMFAPCGSGSSVGGN; translated from the exons ATGAGCGTCTTCTCGCGCCTCAGGAACGGAATCCCGCCGGCGCGAGACAACTGCCAG tctCCCTACGAGCGACTGAGTCAGCGGATGTTGGACATTTCTGGGGACCGAGGTGTGCTGAAGGATGTCATCCGAGAGGGCACTGGCGACCCCGTGACCCCTGACGCTTCCGTGCTGG TGAAATATTCTGGATACCTGGAGCACATGGACAAGCCTTTCGATTCTAACTGCTTTAGGAAAACACCTCGGCTGATGAAACTTGGAGAAG ATATTACACTCTGGGGCATGGAGCTGGGACTTCTAAGCATGCGCAGAGGGGAATTAGCCAGGTTCCTGTTCAAGCCAACCTATGCTTATGGCACCCTGGggtgcccacccctcatccctccAAATGCTACTGTCCTGTTTGAGATCGAGCTGATTGACTTCCTTGATTCTGCTGAGTCAGACAAGTTTTGTGCACTTTCAGCT GAACAGCAAGAACAGTTTCCGCTTCAGAAGGTTCTCAAAGTAGCAGCAACTGAGAGGGAGTTTGGCAACTACCTTTTCCGCCAGAATCGCTTCTGTGATGCCAAAGTGAGGTACAAGCGG gcCTTGCTGCTGCTCCACCGACGCTTGGCAATCTGTGAGGAGCAGCACCTGGTGGAGCCCGCCGAGCTTCTGGTCCTCCTCAACCTGTCTTTTGTGTACCTGAAGCTGAACCGACCTGCCATGGCCCTGCGCTATGGGGAGCAGGCTCTGCTCATTGATCAGAGGAACGCCAAGGCCCTCTTCAGGTGTGGACAG GCTTGCCTTCTTCTAACCGAGTATGAGCAGGCCCGGGATTTTCTGGTGCGAGCTCAGAAGGAGCAGCCCTGCAACCATGACATCAATAATGAGCTGAAGAAGCTGTCCAG CCACTACAGGGACTAcgtggacagagagagagagatgtgtcaCCGGATGTTTGCTCCCTGTGGGAGCGGCTCCTCAGTGGGAGGAAACTAA
- the Fkbp6 gene encoding inactive peptidyl-prolyl cis-trans isomerase FKBP6 isoform X2, giving the protein MGGSTRGPGALDGDEVLGQSPYERLSQRMLDISGDRGVLKDVIREGTGDPVTPDASVLVKYSGYLEHMDKPFDSNCFRKTPRLMKLGEDITLWGMELGLLSMRRGELARFLFKPTYAYGTLGCPPLIPPNATVLFEIELIDFLDSAESDKFCALSAEQQEQFPLQKVLKVAATEREFGNYLFRQNRFCDAKVRYKRALLLLHRRLAICEEQHLVEPAELLVLLNLSFVYLKLNRPAMALRYGEQALLIDQRNAKALFRCGQACLLLTEYEQARDFLVRAQKEQPCNHDINNELKKLSSHYRDYVDREREMCHRMFAPCGSGSSVGGN; this is encoded by the exons ATGGGTGGCAGCACCCGCGGCCCCGGAGCCCTGGACGGGGACGAAGTCCTGGGCCAG tctCCCTACGAGCGACTGAGTCAGCGGATGTTGGACATTTCTGGGGACCGAGGTGTGCTGAAGGATGTCATCCGAGAGGGCACTGGCGACCCCGTGACCCCTGACGCTTCCGTGCTGG TGAAATATTCTGGATACCTGGAGCACATGGACAAGCCTTTCGATTCTAACTGCTTTAGGAAAACACCTCGGCTGATGAAACTTGGAGAAG ATATTACACTCTGGGGCATGGAGCTGGGACTTCTAAGCATGCGCAGAGGGGAATTAGCCAGGTTCCTGTTCAAGCCAACCTATGCTTATGGCACCCTGGggtgcccacccctcatccctccAAATGCTACTGTCCTGTTTGAGATCGAGCTGATTGACTTCCTTGATTCTGCTGAGTCAGACAAGTTTTGTGCACTTTCAGCT GAACAGCAAGAACAGTTTCCGCTTCAGAAGGTTCTCAAAGTAGCAGCAACTGAGAGGGAGTTTGGCAACTACCTTTTCCGCCAGAATCGCTTCTGTGATGCCAAAGTGAGGTACAAGCGG gcCTTGCTGCTGCTCCACCGACGCTTGGCAATCTGTGAGGAGCAGCACCTGGTGGAGCCCGCCGAGCTTCTGGTCCTCCTCAACCTGTCTTTTGTGTACCTGAAGCTGAACCGACCTGCCATGGCCCTGCGCTATGGGGAGCAGGCTCTGCTCATTGATCAGAGGAACGCCAAGGCCCTCTTCAGGTGTGGACAG GCTTGCCTTCTTCTAACCGAGTATGAGCAGGCCCGGGATTTTCTGGTGCGAGCTCAGAAGGAGCAGCCCTGCAACCATGACATCAATAATGAGCTGAAGAAGCTGTCCAG CCACTACAGGGACTAcgtggacagagagagagagatgtgtcaCCGGATGTTTGCTCCCTGTGGGAGCGGCTCCTCAGTGGGAGGAAACTAA